A portion of the Lathamus discolor isolate bLatDis1 chromosome 5, bLatDis1.hap1, whole genome shotgun sequence genome contains these proteins:
- the LOC136014910 gene encoding uncharacterized protein LOC136014910, whose product MINRENSSVGDPPAWIKLHDACASARLLLGDPLFELVDKRIGSCIRIVMKSDKEVVTLLGFDDFVNMVLEDVTEFWFLEEKDPTYKSIQLSSMKTYMYIYIEYNINRAFGIRERLTDDGIDGDSGEDAGEDANTMQMQVKIQYRSLDSWLLLGPLSQ is encoded by the exons ATGATTAACCGGGAAAACAGCAGTGTCGGTGATCCTCCAGCATGGATCAAGCTCCATGATGCCTGTGCCTCTGCCCGGCTTCTGCTAGGAGATCCTCTGTTTG agctTGTGGATAAACGCATAGGCTCCTGCATTCGTATTGTGATGAAGAGTGACAAAGAAGTTGTAACGCTTCTAGGATTTGATGACTTTGTCA ATATGGTGTTAGAAGATGTTACAGAATT CTGgttcctggaggagaaggaccCGACGTATAAATCGATACAGTTGTCATCTATGAagacatatatgtatatatatatcgaATATAATATAAATAGAGCTTTTGGGATACGG gaacgACTTACGgatgatgggattgatggagacagtggagaagatgcaggtgaagatgCCAATACAATGCAGATGCAGGTGAAGATACAATACAGAAGCCTGGATTCATGGCTTCTGCTTGGTCCTTTATCACaatga